One segment of Mycolicibacterium neworleansense DNA contains the following:
- the rpmG gene encoding 50S ribosomal protein L33: MASSTDVRPKITLACEVCKHRNYITKKNRRNDPDRLEIKKFCPNCGTHQPHKESR; this comes from the coding sequence GTGGCGTCGAGTACCGACGTACGGCCGAAGATCACTTTGGCGTGCGAGGTGTGCAAGCACCGCAACTACATCACCAAGAAGAACCGCCGCAACGATCCCGACCGGCTCGAGATCAAGAAGTTCTGCCCCAACTGCGGCACCCACCAGCCGCACAAAGAGTCGCGATAG